One Photobacterium sp. TY1-4 genomic window carries:
- a CDS encoding TlpA family protein disulfide reductase, translating to MIKKMTLLTLLLGGLLNTPFSYAFEDAYGKALSWQGQWKVVNYWAEWCGPCRREIPAFNQLSAELDGQVMMVGVNFDSLTGQALIETMERLNIRFPVLDEPSKIKANLPQPVVLPTTYIVNPQGEPVKMLVGEQSRQDIQKALAAAQSAT from the coding sequence ATGATCAAAAAAATGACGCTGCTGACTTTACTCCTGGGTGGACTGTTGAATACACCGTTTTCCTATGCCTTTGAGGATGCTTACGGCAAAGCACTGTCCTGGCAGGGACAATGGAAGGTGGTGAACTACTGGGCGGAATGGTGTGGGCCATGCCGTCGGGAAATTCCGGCGTTTAATCAGTTGTCGGCAGAGCTGGACGGCCAAGTCATGATGGTTGGCGTGAACTTTGACAGCCTGACCGGGCAAGCGTTGATTGAAACGATGGAACGGTTGAACATCCGGTTTCCGGTGCTGGATGAGCCGTCGAAAATTAAGGCCAATCTGCCACAACCGGTTGTCTTGCCGACCACCTATATTGTCAATCCACAAGGCGAGCCCGTGAAGATGCTGGTGGGTGAACAATCCCGGCAAGATATCCAGAAGGCGCTCGCGGCGGCACAGAGCGCCACCTAA
- a CDS encoding type II toxin-antitoxin system Phd/YefM family antitoxin — MKVELVTSLKRQATKILADLHDSKEPVLITEHGKPSAYLVDVEDYEFMQNRLAMLEGIARGERAIAEGNVTPHSEAKEKMSKWLK, encoded by the coding sequence ATGAAAGTTGAACTGGTTACATCCCTAAAGCGTCAAGCGACAAAAATCTTGGCTGATCTTCACGACAGTAAAGAACCTGTGCTTATCACTGAGCACGGTAAACCATCAGCATATTTAGTGGATGTTGAAGACTATGAGTTCATGCAAAATCGCCTCGCGATGTTAGAGGGGATTGCCCGAGGTGAGCGAGCGATCGCAGAGGGCAACGTGACCCCTCATTCTGAAGCCAAGGAAAAAATGTCAAAATGGCTGAAGTAA
- a CDS encoding VF530 family DNA-binding protein, protein MTEEERIELQQNNPLHGLKLETLLQELVDFYGWEILDTAMRFNCFHTNPSITSSVKYLKKTEWAREKLENFYLYRFKRMPRASSEEFELPPRARTFPHGLKPKEPMALTVDSILKSQAKAASAHKERSSRSRNFRR, encoded by the coding sequence ATGACTGAAGAAGAAAGAATTGAATTACAACAAAATAATCCCCTGCACGGTCTGAAGTTAGAAACACTACTGCAGGAGCTGGTCGATTTTTACGGTTGGGAAATTCTGGATACCGCCATGCGGTTTAACTGCTTTCATACCAATCCGTCCATTACCAGCAGTGTTAAATATTTGAAAAAAACCGAGTGGGCAAGAGAAAAACTGGAGAACTTTTACCTTTACCGGTTTAAACGTATGCCACGTGCCTCCAGCGAAGAGTTTGAATTGCCGCCACGTGCGCGCACCTTCCCGCACGGCCTCAAGCCCAAAGAGCCGATGGCACTGACGGTGGATTCCATTTTGAAATCACAAGCAAAAGCGGCGTCTGCGCACAAAGAGCGCTCATCCCGCAGTCGCAACTTCCGCCGTTAA
- a CDS encoding LysR family transcriptional regulator, whose protein sequence is MDKFRSLEIFLATCDSGSFAAAARMCNTDPSTVSKAIGRLEAQLGLTLFQRSTRQLRITPAGQRYADTVRKMIQDLTSCEEELKHSNDTPSGTLRINSAVCYGHLYLRPLLRAFSQQYPAIKLELEINDLHVDIIENNIDVALRTGYVKDSRLVARRLSPMDFLVCASPQYLAAHGTPRCADDFQQHSWIGFRVKETQQLQPIFLPDEHEEYQPYELERTHITDDGESMAYLCMDGLGFAQLPHFLAKQGLESGDLVSLYPYFRPPQPDNGVFAIYPKREYLPAKVRVFIDYMTTALEAIGESTHYTWAETWPPLVVWEERFTR, encoded by the coding sequence ATGGATAAATTCAGATCTTTGGAAATCTTTTTGGCCACATGTGATAGCGGGAGCTTCGCGGCCGCGGCAAGAATGTGTAACACGGATCCGTCGACGGTCAGTAAGGCCATTGGTCGGCTGGAAGCGCAGCTCGGATTGACGTTGTTTCAACGCTCCACCCGACAGTTGCGCATCACCCCGGCGGGGCAACGCTATGCCGATACCGTGCGGAAGATGATTCAGGACCTGACGAGTTGCGAAGAAGAGCTGAAGCATTCGAATGATACGCCGAGCGGGACGTTGCGGATTAATTCCGCCGTTTGCTACGGTCACCTTTATCTGCGTCCGCTGTTGCGGGCATTTAGCCAGCAATACCCGGCCATTAAGCTAGAACTTGAGATCAATGACTTACACGTCGATATTATCGAGAACAACATTGATGTCGCGCTGCGGACGGGCTATGTGAAAGACAGTCGTCTGGTGGCAAGGCGTCTTAGCCCGATGGACTTTCTTGTTTGCGCCTCGCCACAATATCTGGCGGCGCACGGCACACCGCGTTGCGCCGATGATTTTCAGCAGCACAGCTGGATTGGTTTTCGGGTCAAAGAGACCCAACAGCTCCAGCCGATCTTTTTGCCGGATGAACACGAGGAATACCAGCCTTATGAGCTGGAACGCACGCATATCACCGATGACGGTGAATCTATGGCGTATCTGTGTATGGATGGGCTGGGGTTTGCCCAGCTTCCGCATTTTCTAGCCAAACAGGGTTTGGAAAGCGGTGATCTAGTATCCCTGTACCCATATTTCAGACCGCCGCAACCTGATAATGGTGTATTTGCCATTTATCCCAAGCGGGAATATTTACCCGCCAAGGTCAGGGTATTTATTGACTACATGACCACAGCGTTAGAAGCCATAGGAGAAAGTACCCATTACACCTGGGCAGAAACTTGGCCGCCGTTGGTTGTCTGGGAGGAGCGCTTCACTCGTTAG
- a CDS encoding methyl-accepting chemotaxis protein, whose amino-acid sequence MTIKNILRSMAAAIVISLAILMASSSYFFYKIETVMQAAQFISVIESDMLTLRRHEKDFLARKNLTYKDEFDGRFTELNEHLQQLDTHLDAAGIAFSQQQALHDTFSAYQTQFHQLVAIQQQIGLHEKDGLYGTLRDAAHALESLINQQNNAPLQVQLLQLRRDEKDFMLRFADKYIDTFNRRVTGMERRLNTSGAAAISAQAIPLLHTYQQAFQQFAEGSRQKGLDSTDGKIGQLRHTIRQTETLLAEEAALLKTQIAAVQSEAKNVQLLLGMGITFFIAVGVLFFAGKISHRLAQVTHRMNEISHGDGDLRARLDTRGQDEIAELSQAFNTFVSKIHHTVTGVTHAVNQLAETTGQMAEVMAQANADSLKERQDISQIAAAMEEMNVTVQEVMHSTNQTKDAAELVRQQAHTGCDVTQQGLLDVEQLAGEVGNASDTIQKLVTHSHHISEVLGVIQGIADQTNLLALNAAIEAARAGESGRGFAVVADEVRSLAFRTQDATREILTITGDIQTDADAATQVMAHNLAQATRTIAQTRKANDALLEITDSVDHVGEMNRQIAVAAEQQSHTSNEISQHMAEISTLFEGSVAGMAQLSSANQQLVTMTRDLKTLVGHFRL is encoded by the coding sequence GCTCAATTCATTTCCGTCATTGAATCCGACATGCTGACGTTACGTCGACATGAAAAAGATTTTCTCGCGCGCAAAAACTTAACTTATAAAGATGAATTTGATGGCCGGTTTACAGAACTAAACGAGCACCTGCAACAGTTAGATACCCATTTAGACGCAGCAGGGATTGCGTTTTCTCAACAGCAGGCGCTGCACGATACTTTTTCGGCGTACCAAACGCAGTTTCATCAGTTGGTGGCCATTCAGCAACAAATCGGGCTGCACGAAAAGGACGGGCTCTACGGCACGTTGCGAGATGCTGCCCATGCGCTGGAATCACTGATCAACCAACAAAACAATGCGCCGTTGCAGGTCCAACTGTTGCAGCTGCGCCGCGATGAAAAAGACTTTATGTTGCGTTTTGCCGACAAGTATATCGACACCTTCAACCGCCGTGTCACCGGGATGGAACGCCGGCTCAACACATCCGGCGCCGCCGCCATTTCGGCGCAGGCGATCCCCCTGTTGCACACTTACCAACAAGCCTTTCAGCAATTTGCCGAGGGCTCCCGGCAAAAAGGTCTCGACAGCACGGACGGTAAAATTGGTCAGCTGAGACACACCATCCGGCAAACCGAAACTTTGCTGGCCGAAGAAGCAGCGTTGCTCAAAACTCAGATCGCCGCGGTCCAATCAGAGGCTAAAAACGTTCAGCTCCTGCTCGGCATGGGGATCACCTTTTTCATTGCAGTCGGCGTCCTGTTCTTCGCCGGTAAAATTTCACACCGCCTGGCGCAGGTGACTCACCGGATGAATGAGATCTCCCATGGGGACGGGGATCTGCGGGCCCGGCTCGATACCCGGGGCCAGGATGAAATTGCAGAGCTCAGCCAGGCCTTCAACACCTTTGTCAGTAAAATCCATCATACCGTCACCGGGGTCACCCACGCGGTCAACCAGCTGGCCGAGACCACAGGTCAAATGGCCGAGGTGATGGCACAGGCCAATGCCGACTCCCTCAAAGAGCGCCAGGATATCAGCCAGATTGCGGCCGCGATGGAAGAGATGAACGTGACCGTTCAGGAAGTGATGCACAGCACCAATCAGACCAAAGATGCTGCCGAGCTGGTCCGCCAGCAAGCCCATACCGGGTGCGATGTCACGCAGCAGGGTCTGCTGGATGTTGAGCAACTGGCGGGGGAAGTCGGCAATGCCTCGGACACGATTCAGAAACTGGTCACCCACAGCCATCATATCAGCGAGGTGTTGGGCGTGATCCAGGGGATCGCCGATCAAACCAATCTGCTGGCCCTCAATGCGGCAATTGAAGCCGCGCGGGCTGGTGAATCCGGCCGCGGCTTTGCGGTGGTGGCCGATGAGGTGCGGAGTCTGGCCTTCCGGACTCAGGATGCCACCCGGGAAATCCTGACCATTACCGGCGACATTCAAACAGATGCCGATGCCGCGACTCAGGTGATGGCGCACAACCTGGCCCAGGCGACCCGGACGATTGCCCAAACCCGTAAAGCCAATGATGCGCTGCTGGAGATCACCGATTCGGTGGATCATGTCGGCGAAATGAACCGCCAGATTGCGGTGGCCGCCGAGCAGCAAAGCCATACCAGCAATGAGATCAGCCAGCACATGGCCGAGATCAGTACGCTGTTCGAAGGATCCGTCGCCGGGATGGCGCAGCTCTCTAGCGCCAACCAGCAACTCGTAACCATGACCCGGGATCTCAAGACGCTGGTCGGTCACTTCAGGCTCTGA
- a CDS encoding sialidase family protein: MKRMICALSMPLLFLTACASQSQQAQSQQGQPQQPSVNQLVSPAGMNSSLSRLFTNSDGKVYLSWVEENAETQISRLRYATFEDGHWREPATIASGDNWFVNWADFPSLIADGDRLAAHWLQKRADGKYDYDVKVAFSGDHGQQWGEAMTPHKDGVSAEHGFVSMLPLSGQQTFVTWLDGRYTKSGHGEGSHSHGHGGGAMTLRAGIFDSQSNTVDEWELDHRVCDCCQTSAAMTSKGPIVAYRDRSETEIRDISVVRYVDQQWTQPTAVYADHWQIEGCPVNGPAITAANEQVAVAWFTMSGDVAQVKLAVSNDAGATFAAPVMISKGNTMGRIAITTLDSGDIAVAWMDQQGATAQIKVAKYSPQGVLLNKVVATETPAARSTGFPSLTAAGDNLYLSWTQVGESKQVKTAQVSL; encoded by the coding sequence ATGAAGCGAATGATCTGCGCTTTGAGCATGCCCCTGCTGTTTTTGACCGCATGTGCTTCCCAATCCCAACAGGCTCAATCCCAGCAAGGGCAGCCTCAGCAACCCAGCGTCAATCAGCTGGTCAGCCCGGCCGGGATGAACAGCAGCTTGTCTCGCCTGTTTACCAACAGTGACGGCAAGGTGTACCTGTCCTGGGTGGAAGAGAATGCGGAGACTCAAATCAGCCGCTTGCGCTACGCCACATTTGAGGATGGCCACTGGCGCGAGCCGGCCACGATTGCGTCCGGGGATAACTGGTTTGTGAACTGGGCGGACTTCCCCTCCCTGATTGCTGACGGGGATCGCCTTGCCGCGCACTGGCTGCAAAAGCGGGCCGATGGCAAGTATGACTACGATGTCAAAGTGGCTTTTTCCGGCGATCACGGCCAACAGTGGGGAGAGGCGATGACGCCGCACAAAGACGGTGTCAGTGCTGAACATGGTTTTGTCAGCATGTTGCCGCTGTCCGGCCAGCAGACTTTTGTCACCTGGCTTGACGGCCGTTATACCAAAAGCGGACACGGCGAAGGCAGCCATTCTCATGGCCATGGTGGCGGCGCGATGACGCTTCGCGCCGGGATCTTTGACAGCCAAAGCAACACCGTCGATGAATGGGAACTGGATCACCGGGTGTGTGATTGCTGCCAGACCAGTGCGGCGATGACCAGCAAAGGGCCGATTGTGGCCTACCGGGATCGCTCCGAAACTGAGATCCGCGACATTTCCGTGGTGCGCTATGTCGATCAGCAATGGACACAACCAACCGCGGTGTACGCGGATCACTGGCAAATCGAAGGCTGTCCGGTCAACGGTCCGGCGATCACCGCAGCAAACGAGCAGGTTGCTGTGGCCTGGTTTACCATGAGCGGCGATGTGGCGCAGGTGAAACTGGCGGTTTCAAACGATGCGGGGGCGACTTTTGCTGCGCCGGTGATGATCAGCAAAGGGAATACCATGGGACGGATTGCGATCACCACGCTGGATTCCGGTGACATTGCAGTGGCCTGGATGGATCAGCAAGGCGCAACAGCGCAAATTAAGGTGGCGAAGTACAGCCCACAAGGTGTGCTGCTGAACAAGGTGGTTGCTACAGAGACCCCAGCGGCCCGCTCGACCGGCTTTCCTTCACTGACAGCTGCAGGCGATAATCTGTACCTGTCGTGGACTCAGGTGGGGGAGAGCAAGCAGGTGAAGACGGCTCAGGTGTCGTTGTAA
- a CDS encoding type II toxin-antitoxin system RelE/ParE family toxin gives MAEVIWTDPALSDLNETAEYIALDNLVAAKLLVQSVFEKVERLELFPGSGRVPPELQHLSYREVVVSLCRVFYKQEGDKVFILHVMREERDLRKFLLSQQSSP, from the coding sequence ATGGCTGAAGTAATTTGGACCGATCCAGCTTTATCAGACTTAAATGAAACTGCTGAATATATCGCACTCGATAACCTCGTTGCTGCCAAGTTACTTGTGCAATCCGTATTTGAAAAAGTTGAGCGATTGGAACTTTTTCCAGGATCAGGTCGTGTTCCGCCTGAATTGCAACATTTAAGCTATCGTGAAGTTGTGGTAAGCCTGTGTCGGGTTTTCTATAAACAAGAAGGCGACAAAGTCTTTATTTTGCATGTCATGCGTGAAGAGCGAGATCTACGTAAATTCCTGTTAAGCCAGCAATCGTCGCCGTGA
- a CDS encoding MFS transporter codes for MSVRKLSDNHPLAYFFLAFIAMAGLSYINYLPSVVNALAGGLGFSDAQAGQVVALNGYGGLLGSTIAIFLVRRIHWQPAMYLFLALLAVIDIGTLWVDHYGVMLGWRFLAGTFGGLCVGIGFSVLACLNNPDRAFGTLLLIQFSIGSLVIYGLPALKALLNAYAVFGVMAGFVVLSLAMMPFLPSLPRDHKSAESAMPLPEWCSNSLLLMLAITVYQIAASAVWAYVGLIGLGAGIDVDHVSLSIAATGLLGLLGAMLPVISGKRFGRLYWVIAGGVLSVISALLLSMSPLTPLLYVTAMALLFFSWPAVQSYLLAVTAEMDRSGRLSTIAAVVSSVGLASGPLLASSLLDHGNFTVMLYACALTFLSSCFLVLKPVLAQEKTGTEEMTSQYQ; via the coding sequence ATGAGTGTAAGAAAATTATCTGACAATCATCCCCTGGCCTACTTTTTCCTCGCCTTCATCGCGATGGCCGGGCTTTCCTATATCAATTATTTACCCAGTGTCGTCAATGCTCTCGCGGGCGGCCTGGGTTTCAGTGATGCTCAGGCCGGACAGGTCGTCGCGCTCAATGGTTATGGCGGACTGCTGGGCAGTACGATCGCCATTTTCCTGGTGCGCCGGATCCACTGGCAGCCTGCCATGTATCTGTTTCTGGCCCTGCTGGCGGTGATTGATATCGGCACCCTGTGGGTGGATCACTATGGTGTGATGCTTGGCTGGCGGTTTCTGGCCGGAACGTTTGGCGGGCTCTGTGTCGGGATCGGCTTTTCCGTACTGGCCTGCTTAAACAACCCGGATCGCGCCTTTGGCACCCTGCTCTTGATCCAGTTCAGTATCGGATCTTTGGTGATTTACGGACTGCCGGCGCTCAAGGCGCTGCTGAACGCCTATGCGGTCTTTGGAGTCATGGCTGGCTTTGTCGTGCTCAGCTTGGCCATGATGCCATTTCTGCCGTCTCTTCCCCGGGACCACAAGTCCGCCGAATCGGCAATGCCGTTGCCCGAATGGTGCAGCAACTCGCTGCTGTTGATGCTGGCCATTACCGTCTATCAGATTGCCGCCAGTGCGGTTTGGGCGTATGTCGGACTCATTGGCCTCGGGGCCGGCATTGATGTTGACCATGTGAGTCTGTCTATCGCCGCAACCGGATTATTGGGATTGCTGGGTGCGATGTTGCCGGTTATCAGCGGCAAGCGTTTCGGCCGTCTGTATTGGGTGATTGCCGGTGGGGTGCTGTCGGTTATCTCTGCGCTATTGCTCAGCATGTCACCGCTGACGCCACTGCTGTACGTGACCGCGATGGCCTTGCTGTTCTTCTCCTGGCCCGCGGTTCAATCCTATTTGTTAGCCGTCACGGCTGAAATGGACCGTAGCGGGCGACTTTCAACCATCGCCGCCGTTGTGTCTTCGGTCGGTCTGGCATCCGGGCCACTGCTCGCGTCCAGCTTGCTGGATCACGGGAACTTCACCGTGATGCTCTACGCCTGCGCCCTGACATTCCTGTCGAGCTGTTTCCTGGTGCTCAAACCGGTACTGGCGCAGGAAAAAACGGGAACAGAAGAAATGACTTCTCAATATCAATAA